The following proteins come from a genomic window of Limnohabitans sp. 103DPR2:
- a CDS encoding DUF2924 domain-containing protein: protein MTEPVVARVAALKTASTAELKQMWRDLFHQDAPPFNRRFLETRLAYRIQELAYGGLKRETAKRLELLGEQLDGGKQEVRRRRLDNRPIAGTRLIREWQGTPCEVVVGVDHFDYQGRRYKSLSSIARAITGTNRNGWAFFGLSSARSTA from the coding sequence GTGACTGAACCCGTCGTGGCCCGCGTGGCCGCCCTCAAAACCGCTAGTACCGCCGAGCTCAAGCAGATGTGGCGGGACCTCTTCCACCAGGACGCGCCCCCGTTCAACCGCCGCTTCCTTGAAACACGCCTGGCGTACCGCATCCAGGAGTTGGCCTACGGAGGCCTGAAGCGCGAGACTGCAAAGCGCCTTGAACTGCTGGGCGAACAACTCGATGGCGGCAAGCAGGAGGTCCGGCGCCGTCGGCTGGACAACCGCCCGATCGCCGGGACTCGACTGATCCGCGAATGGCAAGGCACACCTTGCGAGGTCGTGGTGGGTGTCGACCACTTCGACTACCAGGGCCGGCGGTACAAATCTCTGTCGAGCATCGCGCGCGCCATTACTGGCACCAACCGCAACGGGTGGGCCTTCTTCGGGCTAAGCTCGGCAAGGAGCACCGCATGA
- a CDS encoding tyrosine-type recombinase/integrase produces the protein MTAKQVESEKHDGYYADGACPGLNLQVAKGQSRITRSWVFRYTSPTTRKRRELGLGSTRVRSLADARKLANDYRLQVLNGQDPKDERDKQRAVAVAARAHRITFDEAVSKCLETKSLEWKNVKHGQQWINTLTTYASPLLGKQPVELITTDLVYKVLEPIWVTKTETATRVRQRIEVVLDWCKARGYFNGENPARLKGALGELLPKAQKIKKVEHHAAIHYTQVHEFVTALHAMSGTAPLALEFMLLTAARTGEAVGARWDEIDMAAKVWTVPAERMKAGREHRVPLCSRAVEILKTMQAAQQNDFVFPGHSIQKNPHLSTGAFLAVFNRLPKFKGYTPHGLRSCFRDWASERTQFHNETLELALAHTIKNKAEAAYRRQDQLEKRAKLMQQWQQHIETANQPPSIISLQTKKR, from the coding sequence TTGACTGCCAAGCAAGTCGAGAGCGAAAAGCATGACGGCTATTACGCCGATGGCGCATGTCCGGGCTTGAACCTTCAAGTGGCTAAAGGTCAAAGCCGAATCACACGAAGCTGGGTGTTTCGGTATACATCTCCCACCACCAGAAAACGTCGGGAACTTGGGCTGGGCTCAACCCGAGTGCGCTCACTAGCAGACGCCAGAAAGCTGGCAAATGACTACCGTCTTCAGGTGCTCAATGGTCAAGACCCCAAAGATGAGCGAGACAAGCAACGAGCTGTGGCGGTGGCTGCGCGCGCTCACCGTATCACTTTTGATGAAGCCGTGAGCAAATGTCTAGAGACCAAGTCGCTGGAGTGGAAAAACGTCAAGCACGGGCAACAGTGGATCAATACCCTTACAACCTACGCAAGCCCGTTACTGGGTAAGCAGCCGGTTGAACTGATTACCACTGACTTGGTATACAAGGTTTTGGAGCCTATTTGGGTCACCAAGACGGAAACAGCAACGCGTGTGCGTCAGCGTATTGAAGTTGTGTTGGACTGGTGCAAAGCCCGAGGCTACTTCAATGGCGAGAATCCAGCGCGCCTGAAGGGTGCCCTAGGCGAGTTGCTCCCGAAGGCGCAGAAAATCAAGAAGGTAGAACACCATGCTGCTATCCATTACACACAAGTGCACGAGTTTGTTACGGCATTGCATGCCATGTCTGGCACTGCCCCGCTGGCACTGGAATTCATGTTGCTGACGGCAGCCAGAACTGGCGAAGCGGTCGGTGCCCGCTGGGATGAAATTGACATGGCAGCCAAGGTCTGGACGGTGCCTGCTGAACGCATGAAGGCGGGCAGAGAACACCGGGTGCCGCTTTGTAGTCGTGCGGTAGAGATTCTGAAAACCATGCAGGCCGCGCAGCAGAACGACTTCGTGTTCCCGGGACACTCGATCCAGAAGAACCCTCACCTTTCAACGGGTGCGTTCTTGGCGGTCTTCAACCGGCTTCCGAAGTTCAAGGGCTACACGCCACATGGCCTGCGAAGCTGCTTCCGTGACTGGGCCTCTGAGCGCACTCAGTTTCATAACGAAACGTTGGAATTAGCCCTTGCACACACCATCAAAAACAAGGCCGAGGCGGCTTACAGGCGACAGGACCAACTTGAAAAGCGGGCGAAATTAATGCAGCAGTGGCAGCAGCACATTGAAACCGCCAACCAACCGCCATCGATCATTTCCCTGCAAACTAAAAAAAGATGA
- a CDS encoding response regulator has protein sequence MDSHPTPACCGTSKAAELLQLSVGTVQSLVDKNILNAWVTEGGHRRISLESIHNYQVQQQKLPALERLINDRLRVMVVDDDDVTRHMLQDTCLAVHTQIDCSAWASAIEALLQLPLFKPHILFLDLLMPQVDGWEMVRQVKLKEDYSNVQIFTYSALSPDELQERGGPPKDASFLPKPLDLGWLKGYLLGMMSPQTRV, from the coding sequence ATGGACTCTCACCCCACACCCGCTTGCTGCGGCACCAGCAAAGCCGCTGAACTGCTTCAGCTTTCGGTCGGCACGGTCCAAAGCTTGGTCGACAAAAACATCCTCAACGCCTGGGTCACTGAAGGGGGCCATCGGCGTATCTCACTTGAATCCATTCACAACTATCAGGTTCAGCAGCAAAAGTTGCCCGCCCTCGAGCGGCTCATCAACGACCGCCTCAGGGTCATGGTGGTCGACGACGACGACGTTACCCGGCACATGTTGCAAGACACTTGCCTAGCGGTCCACACCCAAATCGACTGCAGTGCGTGGGCCTCTGCCATTGAGGCCCTGCTTCAATTGCCCTTGTTCAAACCCCACATCCTTTTTTTGGACTTGCTGATGCCCCAGGTTGATGGTTGGGAAATGGTTCGACAAGTCAAACTCAAGGAAGATTACTCGAATGTTCAAATATTCACCTACTCGGCACTCAGTCCGGATGAACTCCAAGAGCGAGGTGGGCCTCCGAAAGACGCAAGTTTCTTGCCTAAGCCACTCGACCTGGGATGGTTAAAGGGGTATTTGCTGGGCATGATGTCGCCCCAAACGCGGGTGTGA
- a CDS encoding long-chain fatty acid--CoA ligase: MPAHHAFWPKRLPHQLTAPQTSLWMNLQISALRFPSKEALVFMGQTWTYAQFMHQAESIASALRKIGVQKGDRVVLDMQNCPQLVITHFAILRLDAVVVPVNPMNRMEELKHYILDPDTKVAVTTADLASELAAASNALEKDQRLHHLLVTQFTDVFDPKGMGPDDLPNAWKDWLCTVHALPVLDGGQVHAWTEALQTAIDLGPVTAKPEDLAVLPYTSGTTGLPKGCMHTHGTIMHNAMASGIWAAGTPENKTLCVVPMFHITGMVSVMHSSIYIGATLVLMPRWDRDLAGRLISKWKITHWTNIPTMVIDLLGSPNMAQFDLSSLVNIGGGGAAMPEAVAQRLLDQFGLKYIEGYGLTETAAPSHTNPPDAPKKQCLGIPFMSVDARVVDPETLRELPQGESGEIVISGPQVFKGYWKRPEATASAFFERDGKSFFRSGDMGRIDEEGYFFMTDRLKRMINASGFKVWPAEVEALMFKHPAIQEACIISTKDAYRGESVKAVVVLRSTHKGQVSEQDIIDWCRETMAVYKVPRVVEFIDALPKSGSGKVMWRALQEAEMAKA, from the coding sequence ATGCCCGCCCATCATGCTTTTTGGCCCAAACGTTTGCCCCATCAATTGACGGCACCGCAAACATCTTTGTGGATGAATTTGCAAATCAGTGCTTTGCGTTTTCCAAGCAAAGAGGCCTTGGTGTTCATGGGCCAAACATGGACCTATGCGCAATTCATGCACCAAGCCGAAAGCATTGCGTCCGCTCTGCGCAAGATAGGCGTCCAAAAGGGCGACCGCGTGGTGTTGGACATGCAAAACTGTCCTCAATTGGTCATCACGCACTTTGCAATTTTGCGACTCGACGCTGTTGTCGTGCCCGTCAACCCCATGAACCGCATGGAAGAGTTGAAGCATTACATTCTGGACCCTGATACCAAAGTGGCTGTGACCACGGCCGACCTGGCTTCAGAATTGGCGGCCGCCAGCAATGCCTTGGAGAAGGATCAACGACTTCATCATTTGTTGGTGACACAATTCACCGATGTTTTTGACCCTAAGGGAATGGGGCCGGACGACTTGCCCAACGCTTGGAAAGATTGGCTATGCACTGTGCATGCTTTACCAGTATTAGACGGCGGACAAGTCCATGCATGGACCGAGGCGTTGCAAACCGCCATCGACTTGGGGCCTGTGACCGCCAAGCCAGAAGATTTGGCTGTGTTGCCCTACACCAGTGGCACCACGGGTTTGCCTAAGGGTTGCATGCATACCCACGGCACCATCATGCACAACGCCATGGCCAGCGGCATTTGGGCGGCTGGTACGCCCGAGAACAAAACGCTTTGCGTGGTGCCGATGTTTCACATCACGGGCATGGTCAGTGTGATGCATTCATCGATTTACATTGGCGCCACCTTGGTCTTGATGCCTAGATGGGACCGTGATTTGGCCGGACGTCTCATTTCCAAATGGAAGATCACGCATTGGACCAACATTCCCACCATGGTGATTGATTTGTTGGGCAGCCCCAACATGGCGCAGTTTGATCTCAGCAGTTTGGTCAACATTGGCGGCGGCGGCGCCGCCATGCCCGAAGCGGTGGCGCAAAGATTGTTGGATCAGTTTGGCTTGAAATACATTGAAGGCTACGGTTTGACCGAGACCGCTGCACCTTCGCACACCAACCCTCCCGATGCGCCCAAGAAACAATGTTTGGGCATTCCTTTCATGAGTGTTGATGCGCGCGTGGTGGACCCCGAAACACTGAGGGAATTGCCGCAAGGTGAGTCGGGCGAGATTGTGATTTCGGGCCCGCAGGTTTTTAAAGGTTATTGGAAACGCCCCGAGGCCACAGCCAGTGCATTCTTTGAACGTGATGGCAAATCGTTTTTCCGATCGGGCGACATGGGCCGAATTGATGAAGAAGGTTATTTCTTCATGACCGACCGGTTGAAGCGCATGATCAATGCCAGTGGTTTCAAGGTGTGGCCTGCAGAAGTTGAAGCGCTGATGTTCAAGCATCCTGCCATCCAAGAGGCTTGCATCATTTCGACCAAGGATGCCTACCGCGGTGAGTCCGTCAAGGCCGTGGTGGTGCTGCGCAGCACGCACAAAGGGCAGGTGAGTGAGCAAGACATCATCGATTGGTGCCGTGAGACGATGGCGGTCTACAAAGTTCCGCGCGTGGTCGAGTTCATCGATGCGCTGCCCAAGAGTGGCAGTGGCAAAGTGATGTGGCGTGCCTTGCAAGAGGCTGAAATGGCCAAGGCCTGA
- a CDS encoding DNA polymerase yields MKAIDRFPKGIYLIDFEFHPVDHREGNPPRPVCLAVREYITGRVWRYWGDELQVMKEAPFPCREGALTVAYFASAEMDCFIALSWELPLNLLDLYVEFRSRTNGQPTPYGAGLVGALTFYGFPTMESAQKDEMRLLVLSGGPWEAEDKKAIQDYCQSDVDAMRPLLRFLYSQIDWPRALHRGRYMKAVARMQSVGVPIDTEALRACIENWDVIKEKLIASIDSDYGVFDGQTFKASLWAAYLERNNIQWPRLDSGSLALDDETFRQQSKAFPQVAPIRELRSALSEMRLASLTVGCDGRNRCLLSPFASRTGRNQPSNSKFIFGPSVWMRSLIKPRPGFGVAYIDYAQQEFGIAAALSDDFAMQEAYRSGDPYLAFAKQAGAVPLHATKKTHASEREQFKACVLAVQYGMGAEALAQRIGQPVARARQLLELHRRTYPKFWRWSDATVDEAQLNGRLWTVFGWEIRPSHPFNPRSLRNFPMQANGAEMLRLACIFLTEAGIRVCAPVHDALMIESTLDVLDATVAEAQKLMAEASAAVLGGFELNSDVKIIRYPARFMDERGELMWNKVMGLIEHANTKPLAECQG; encoded by the coding sequence ATGAAAGCGATTGACCGATTCCCCAAAGGCATCTACCTTATCGACTTCGAGTTTCACCCCGTGGATCATCGCGAAGGCAATCCACCTAGACCAGTGTGTCTTGCTGTCAGGGAGTACATCACCGGGAGAGTTTGGCGGTATTGGGGCGACGAATTACAAGTCATGAAAGAGGCCCCCTTCCCTTGTAGGGAAGGGGCGTTGACAGTTGCCTACTTTGCTAGTGCCGAGATGGATTGCTTCATAGCACTAAGTTGGGAATTGCCGCTCAACCTACTTGACCTGTATGTAGAGTTTCGCTCGCGAACCAATGGGCAACCGACCCCATATGGTGCCGGCTTGGTGGGGGCGCTGACGTTCTATGGTTTCCCCACAATGGAGTCTGCACAAAAAGATGAAATGCGCTTGCTTGTACTGAGTGGGGGGCCTTGGGAAGCTGAAGATAAAAAAGCGATCCAAGACTACTGCCAAAGCGATGTCGATGCGATGCGCCCACTTTTAAGATTTCTTTATTCGCAAATCGATTGGCCCCGCGCGCTACACCGAGGTCGTTACATGAAAGCTGTAGCAAGAATGCAGTCAGTCGGCGTACCTATTGATACAGAGGCCTTGCGGGCATGCATAGAAAACTGGGATGTCATAAAAGAGAAGCTGATTGCGAGCATTGATTCTGACTACGGTGTGTTTGATGGGCAAACTTTCAAAGCTTCACTTTGGGCCGCATATCTCGAACGTAACAATATCCAGTGGCCCCGATTGGATTCGGGCTCTCTCGCCCTAGATGATGAAACTTTTCGTCAGCAATCAAAGGCGTTTCCACAGGTTGCACCCATTCGAGAGTTACGGTCGGCATTGTCAGAAATGCGACTTGCAAGCCTTACCGTTGGGTGCGATGGCCGAAATCGCTGCTTGCTCTCACCCTTCGCCTCGCGTACCGGCAGAAATCAACCATCAAACTCAAAGTTTATTTTTGGCCCATCTGTCTGGATGCGGTCACTCATCAAACCAAGACCTGGATTTGGGGTAGCGTACATTGACTACGCCCAGCAAGAGTTTGGGATAGCTGCGGCACTTTCCGACGACTTTGCAATGCAAGAAGCATATAGAAGTGGTGACCCTTATCTTGCATTTGCAAAGCAAGCTGGTGCAGTTCCGTTGCACGCAACAAAGAAAACACATGCTTCTGAGCGAGAGCAGTTCAAAGCTTGTGTTCTTGCCGTTCAATATGGCATGGGGGCGGAGGCACTGGCGCAGCGAATTGGTCAACCTGTCGCCCGCGCTAGACAATTACTTGAACTACACCGCCGCACCTATCCAAAGTTTTGGAGGTGGTCAGATGCAACAGTAGATGAGGCACAGCTCAACGGTCGCCTCTGGACTGTGTTTGGCTGGGAAATACGCCCATCACACCCGTTCAACCCAAGAAGCTTGCGCAACTTTCCCATGCAAGCAAACGGCGCAGAGATGCTTCGGCTTGCTTGCATCTTCCTCACTGAAGCCGGCATCCGAGTATGCGCCCCGGTGCACGATGCATTAATGATCGAATCCACCTTAGATGTACTCGACGCAACCGTTGCCGAGGCTCAAAAACTTATGGCCGAAGCAAGCGCTGCCGTCCTCGGAGGCTTCGAATTAAACAGCGATGTGAAGATCATTCGGTACCCAGCCCGATTCATGGATGAGCGAGGCGAATTAATGTGGAATAAGGTGATGGGCTTAATCGAACACGCCAATACGAAACCACTGGCTGAGTGCCAAGGGTAG
- a CDS encoding AlpA family phage regulatory protein has product MQEVTERVSLAPSTIYGLVQTGKFPAPFKITPGGRAAGWLLGDIEGWLISRTEKGGQHE; this is encoded by the coding sequence ATGCAAGAGGTAACTGAACGGGTATCTCTTGCCCCCAGCACCATTTACGGTCTGGTTCAAACCGGAAAATTTCCGGCTCCCTTCAAAATCACCCCTGGAGGGCGAGCTGCTGGCTGGCTTCTTGGGGACATTGAGGGCTGGTTGATTTCTCGCACAGAAAAGGGAGGTCAGCATGAGTGA
- a CDS encoding LLM class flavin-dependent oxidoreductase — protein sequence MKLSVLDQSVAMAGRGQDASIRQTLALAQAAERLGYARFWVSEHHAHPSIVGTAPEILMAAIATQTQRIRIGSAGVMLPHYASLKVAEQFRVLDALAPGRIDLGVGRAPGSDGKTAQLLNPDRYASENFPQQVMELQAWVKGQPLPVGHPGHGVFAYPQSATSPDIWMLGSSDYGAQLAAHLGLPYAFAWFITDGQGAEQALHMYRETFRPSASLDKPKATLCVWALAADTDEQAWHLFKSRARWRMDRNLGRIGPMLPPDQAERDYSPAEQMALDALKANALVGSAATVSNKLRALADRLALDELVVITWTHDPQAQLHSYALLAQEFNLKP from the coding sequence TTGAAGCTTTCTGTTTTGGATCAATCGGTGGCCATGGCGGGTCGTGGTCAAGATGCGTCCATTCGGCAAACACTGGCGTTGGCTCAGGCTGCCGAGCGTTTGGGGTACGCTCGCTTTTGGGTCAGTGAGCACCACGCGCACCCCAGCATTGTGGGCACTGCGCCTGAGATTTTGATGGCGGCCATCGCCACCCAAACGCAGCGTATTCGCATCGGCAGTGCCGGCGTCATGCTGCCGCACTACGCATCGCTCAAAGTTGCAGAACAGTTCAGGGTGCTCGATGCGTTGGCACCCGGCCGCATCGATTTGGGCGTTGGCCGTGCGCCAGGCAGTGATGGCAAAACCGCACAGTTGCTCAATCCCGATCGCTACGCCAGCGAAAATTTTCCGCAGCAAGTAATGGAACTCCAAGCCTGGGTGAAGGGGCAGCCCTTGCCTGTGGGTCATCCGGGGCATGGTGTCTTTGCCTATCCGCAATCGGCCACCTCGCCAGACATTTGGATGTTGGGCAGTTCGGATTACGGCGCGCAGTTGGCAGCTCATTTGGGTTTGCCATACGCATTTGCTTGGTTCATCACTGACGGGCAAGGTGCCGAGCAAGCTTTGCACATGTACCGTGAGACCTTCCGGCCCAGCGCCAGTTTGGACAAGCCCAAGGCCACTTTGTGTGTTTGGGCTTTGGCGGCGGATACCGATGAACAAGCTTGGCATTTGTTCAAAAGCCGTGCGCGCTGGCGCATGGACCGCAACTTGGGTCGCATTGGTCCTATGTTGCCCCCAGATCAAGCCGAGCGTGACTATTCGCCCGCTGAGCAGATGGCCTTGGACGCGTTGAAGGCCAATGCCTTGGTAGGCAGTGCCGCTACAGTCAGCAACAAGCTGCGTGCATTGGCCGACAGACTGGCATTGGACGAATTGGTGGTGATCACGTGGACCCACGACCCTCAAGCACAGCTGCACTCTTACGCGTTGTTGGCGCAAGAATTTAATTTAAAACCGTGA
- a CDS encoding HGGxSTG domain-containing protein: MTTAGGRIRCTQCQALAKSTQQQCRRPATSGKRVCKLHGGNSTGPKTLEGRQRCAEARLVHGQETARNRKNRSLASARLAVLEWAGHSLQIMHGPRTRGPKPVRMDEVELELQQAVCQILLRTYAKNYP, from the coding sequence ATGACAACTGCTGGAGGGCGCATCCGCTGCACTCAATGTCAAGCGCTGGCCAAGAGTACCCAGCAACAGTGCCGACGACCTGCAACTAGTGGCAAGCGTGTTTGCAAACTACATGGCGGTAATTCCACGGGTCCCAAGACTCTGGAAGGCCGACAGCGTTGCGCTGAGGCACGACTGGTACACGGGCAAGAAACTGCCAGAAATCGAAAAAATCGCAGCCTCGCCAGCGCCCGATTGGCGGTACTAGAGTGGGCCGGTCACTCGCTGCAGATCATGCATGGCCCCCGTACTCGAGGACCGAAACCCGTCCGTATGGATGAGGTTGAGTTAGAGCTTCAGCAAGCAGTGTGCCAAATCTTGCTTCGAACATACGCGAAAAATTACCCATAG